A genomic window from Streptomyces sp. 846.5 includes:
- a CDS encoding DUF2530 domain-containing protein — translation MKTSKLPSAPPMEANDVAIVTGGTVLWLVGFVVLLPFHGWLADHGDTKWLWTCLAGFGLGLIGIWYCRARREAIRRSQAAEAAGTAEAADASRAE, via the coding sequence GTGAAGACGAGCAAGCTGCCCTCGGCACCGCCCATGGAGGCCAACGATGTCGCCATCGTGACCGGCGGCACCGTGCTGTGGCTGGTGGGCTTCGTCGTGCTGCTGCCCTTCCACGGCTGGCTGGCCGACCACGGCGACACCAAGTGGCTGTGGACCTGCCTGGCCGGGTTCGGGCTCGGGCTGATCGGCATCTGGTACTGCCGGGCCCGCCGTGAGGCGATCCGGCGCTCGCAGGCCGCCGAGGCGGCCGGGACGGCGGAGGCGGCCGACGCTTCCCGGGCGGAGTAG
- a CDS encoding NCS2 family permease: MPSLAPANAVDRYFKVSERGSTFAREIRGGAATFFTMAYIIVLNPIILSSATDKFGHHLNGGQLVTATVITAAFTTLLMGVIGNIPLALAAGLGTNSIVALQLAPKMSWPDAMGMVVLAGLAIMLLVATGLRERVMNAVPLGLRKSIAIGIGLFIALIGLVDGGFVTRIPDAAQTTVPLQLGDNGHLNGWPVLVFVVAALLTLVLMARKVPGAILISIVVATVLAVVLDKAAHVPAAQWGLTVPELPHHLVSTPDFGLVGKVSLFGGFHQVGILTGILFVFTVLLSCFFDAMGTILGVSDEAHLLDDDGNLPGMSKVLMVDGIATAIGGATSSSANTCFVESTAGVGEGARTGLASIVTGLFFVVALFLTPLATMVPTQAATPVLVVVGFLILSNGIRDIDWSDFTLAVPAFLTMVIMPFTYSITTGIGIGFITYAVLSVATGQWRRVAPPLYVVAGVFVFYYLMPAFGLAQ, translated from the coding sequence ATGCCATCCCTGGCCCCGGCCAATGCCGTCGACCGCTACTTCAAGGTCAGCGAGCGCGGCTCGACCTTCGCCCGGGAGATCCGTGGCGGCGCCGCGACCTTCTTCACGATGGCGTACATCATCGTGTTGAACCCGATCATCCTGTCCTCGGCGACGGACAAGTTCGGTCACCACCTGAACGGCGGGCAGCTGGTCACCGCCACGGTGATCACCGCGGCGTTCACCACGCTGCTCATGGGTGTCATCGGCAACATCCCGCTGGCCCTGGCCGCCGGTCTGGGCACCAACAGCATCGTCGCGCTGCAGCTCGCCCCCAAGATGAGCTGGCCCGACGCTATGGGCATGGTGGTGCTGGCGGGCCTGGCGATCATGCTGCTGGTCGCCACTGGCCTGCGCGAGCGGGTCATGAACGCCGTCCCGCTGGGTCTGCGCAAGTCCATCGCCATCGGCATCGGCCTGTTCATCGCACTGATCGGCCTGGTCGACGGCGGCTTCGTCACCCGCATCCCGGACGCCGCGCAGACCACCGTGCCGCTGCAGCTGGGCGACAACGGCCACCTCAACGGCTGGCCGGTGCTGGTCTTCGTGGTCGCCGCGCTGCTCACCCTGGTGCTGATGGCCCGCAAGGTCCCCGGTGCCATCCTGATCAGCATCGTGGTCGCCACCGTGCTGGCCGTCGTACTCGACAAGGCGGCCCACGTCCCGGCCGCCCAGTGGGGCCTCACCGTCCCGGAGCTCCCGCACCACCTGGTCTCCACCCCGGACTTCGGCCTGGTCGGCAAGGTCAGCCTGTTCGGCGGCTTCCACCAGGTCGGCATCCTCACCGGGATCCTGTTCGTCTTCACCGTGCTGCTGTCCTGCTTCTTCGACGCGATGGGCACCATCCTCGGCGTCAGCGACGAGGCGCACCTGCTGGACGACGACGGCAACCTGCCCGGCATGAGCAAGGTGCTGATGGTCGACGGCATCGCCACCGCCATCGGCGGCGCGACCTCCAGCTCCGCCAACACCTGCTTCGTCGAGTCCACCGCCGGCGTCGGCGAGGGCGCCCGCACCGGTCTGGCCTCCATCGTCACCGGCCTGTTCTTCGTGGTGGCGCTCTTCCTCACCCCGTTGGCCACCATGGTCCCGACCCAGGCGGCCACCCCGGTGCTGGTCGTGGTCGGCTTCCTGATCCTCTCCAACGGCATCAGGGACATCGACTGGTCCGACTTCACCCTCGCCGTCCCGGCGTTCCTGACCATGGTGATCATGCCGTTCACCTACAGCATCACTACCGGAATTGGTATTGGGTTCATCACCTACGCGGTACTGAGCGTGGCCACCGGTCAGTGGCGGCGGGTGGCACCGCCGCTCTATGTGGTGGCGGGCGTGTTCGTCTTCTACTACCTGATGCCGGCCTTCGGCCTGGCCCAGTAG
- a CDS encoding IS3 family transposase, translated as MERELNTTAACRLTGRSRATHYRRLHPPTPRERAPRPSPASALSTTERQAVLDLLNRPQYADLAPAQVWARELDEGRYHCSERTMYRILEAAGQSGERRRLASHPAKTVPQLRATAPCQVLTWDITKVQGPNKGEWYHAYVIIDIYSRYICGWTVERAESADRAEELIRETIERNGIVPETVHADRGTAMTSKKVSQLLIDLGVTRSHSRPKVSNDNPFSESNFKTMKYMSDFPKSFNSLEEARSWFDGFISYYNHEHRHSGIGLHTPASVHFGTAELVREQRATTLAEAYARHPERFARRPQPPKLPEQVWINEPQPETEPAQQSS; from the coding sequence CTGGAACGGGAGTTGAACACCACGGCGGCCTGCCGGCTGACCGGACGCTCGCGAGCCACGCACTACCGGCGCCTGCACCCGCCGACGCCGCGCGAGCGCGCACCGCGCCCCTCGCCGGCTTCCGCGCTTTCCACGACCGAGCGGCAGGCCGTGCTGGACCTGCTCAACCGCCCGCAGTACGCCGACCTCGCCCCGGCCCAGGTCTGGGCCCGGGAACTGGACGAGGGCCGATACCACTGCTCGGAACGCACCATGTATCGGATCCTGGAGGCCGCCGGGCAGAGCGGGGAACGCCGCAGGCTGGCCTCCCATCCGGCCAAGACCGTCCCCCAGTTGCGGGCCACAGCCCCGTGCCAGGTACTGACCTGGGACATCACCAAGGTTCAGGGGCCGAACAAGGGCGAGTGGTACCACGCCTACGTCATCATCGACATCTACAGCCGCTACATCTGCGGCTGGACCGTGGAACGCGCCGAATCCGCCGACCGCGCCGAGGAGTTGATCCGCGAGACCATCGAGCGCAACGGCATCGTGCCCGAAACCGTCCACGCGGACCGGGGCACCGCGATGACCTCCAAGAAGGTCTCCCAACTGCTGATCGACCTCGGCGTCACCAGAAGCCACTCCCGACCCAAGGTCAGCAACGACAACCCCTTCAGCGAGTCGAACTTCAAGACCATGAAGTACATGAGCGACTTCCCAAAATCATTCAACTCACTTGAAGAAGCCCGTAGTTGGTTCGACGGGTTCATCTCGTACTACAACCACGAGCACCGCCACTCGGGCATCGGCCTGCACACCCCGGCGTCAGTCCACTTCGGCACCGCCGAACTGGTCCGCGAACAGCGGGCCACCACCCTTGCCGAAGCTTACGCCCGCCACCCCGAACGCTTCGCCCGTCGACCCCAGCCACCCAAACTCCCGGAACAGGTCTGGATCAACGAACCCCAACCAGAGACAGAACCGGCACAACAGTCTTCATAG
- a CDS encoding pyridoxamine 5'-phosphate oxidase family protein: MSDESVRARIKLSLWDEHAQARPRRVLEVDAAEALRLLASTSLGRIVFTENALPAIRPVNHIVLGGDIIVRTHLGAALAAHVQGTATPGTVVAYEADDIDPSTHLGWSVVVTGFGRLVTDSTELETYRSHLMPWVDRVMDCAVHIHPEIITGVRLALR; encoded by the coding sequence ATGAGCGACGAGTCCGTCCGCGCGAGGATCAAACTCAGCCTGTGGGACGAGCACGCCCAGGCCCGGCCGCGCCGCGTCCTCGAAGTCGACGCGGCCGAGGCCTTGCGCTTGTTGGCAAGTACCTCGCTGGGTCGGATCGTGTTCACCGAGAACGCTCTGCCAGCGATTCGCCCGGTCAATCACATCGTGCTCGGCGGCGACATCATCGTGCGCACCCATCTCGGAGCAGCACTCGCCGCCCACGTTCAGGGCACCGCGACGCCGGGGACCGTGGTTGCCTACGAAGCCGACGACATCGACCCCAGCACCCATCTGGGCTGGAGTGTGGTGGTCACCGGCTTCGGCCGCCTGGTCACCGACTCTACCGAGCTGGAGACGTACCGGAGTCACCTGATGCCCTGGGTAGACCGGGTCATGGACTGCGCCGTGCATATCCACCCTGAGATCATCACTGGGGTTCGGCTCGCTCTCCGCTGA
- a CDS encoding HAD-IC family P-type ATPase, giving the protein MTAVGERATGLTSAEVAERVSRGEVNDVPVRSSRSTAEIVRANVLTRFNAIIGTLFVVIMTVGPVQDALFGFIIVANTGIGIIQELRAKRTLDNLAVVGEAHPRVRRNGASRELTNAEIVLGDLVELGSGERVTVDGRISEADALEIDESLLTGEADPVLKQPGDPVLSGSFVVAGSGAFTTTKVGREAYAAQLAEEASRFTLVSSELRSGIDTILRYITWMLFPTALGLILSQLYVNKQNVAEAVRRMVAGIVPMVPEGLVLLTSMAFAIGVIRLGRRQCLVQELPAIEGLARVDTVCLDKTGTLTEGGMDIAELRTLDGADPAMAERVLGILGTADPRPNASLQAIIDSYPVGEGWRLLEAAPFSSARKWSGAVLQEPAGGEATWLLGAPDVLLPAGHPVLTEVDRLGEQGLRVLLLGRSGTPLSAPDPAAGLAALALVALRQRVRPDAAQTLAYFRHQNVDAKVISGDNAVSVGAVAASLGLPGAEDPVDARNLPTDPVLLAEVVEKHSVFGRVTPQQKRDMVGALQSRGHHVAMTGDGVNDVLALKDADIGVAMGAGSEATRAVAQIVLLDNRFATLPQVVGEGRRVIGNIERVANLFLVKTVYSVLLALAVIICRVPYPFLPRHSTVLSALTIGVPGFFLALAPNNERARPGFVRRVLRFAVPAGVIAGAASFTCYLLARADHATGQVADTSSTTLTLFLVALWVLAIIARPYTWWRVLLVLAMGGGFALVLVVPWLQTFFQLHLVGWRDPWTGVAISVGAGVLLELVWRVIRPEAEVGAGDGTEAGSGARVAEDVPAEVAAEVPAEVTGDAAK; this is encoded by the coding sequence ATGACTGCAGTGGGCGAACGCGCGACCGGCCTCACCTCCGCAGAGGTCGCCGAGCGGGTCTCCCGCGGCGAGGTCAACGACGTACCGGTGCGGTCCAGCCGCTCCACCGCCGAGATCGTCCGGGCCAACGTCCTGACCCGCTTCAACGCCATCATCGGCACCCTGTTCGTGGTGATCATGACGGTGGGGCCGGTCCAGGACGCGTTGTTCGGCTTCATCATCGTCGCCAACACCGGCATCGGGATCATCCAGGAGCTGCGCGCCAAGCGGACCCTCGACAACCTCGCCGTGGTCGGCGAGGCGCACCCCCGGGTCCGCAGGAACGGCGCGAGCCGGGAACTGACCAATGCCGAGATCGTCCTCGGCGACCTGGTCGAGCTGGGCTCCGGCGAGCGGGTCACCGTGGACGGCCGGATCAGCGAGGCCGACGCGCTGGAGATCGACGAGTCGCTGCTCACCGGCGAGGCCGACCCGGTGCTGAAGCAGCCCGGCGACCCGGTGCTCTCCGGCAGCTTCGTGGTCGCCGGCTCCGGCGCCTTCACCACCACCAAGGTCGGCCGCGAGGCCTACGCGGCCCAGCTCGCCGAGGAGGCCAGCCGGTTCACCCTGGTCTCCTCCGAACTGCGCAGCGGCATCGACACCATCCTGCGCTACATCACCTGGATGCTGTTCCCCACCGCGCTCGGCCTGATCCTCAGTCAGTTGTACGTCAACAAGCAGAACGTCGCCGAGGCGGTACGGCGGATGGTCGCCGGGATCGTGCCGATGGTGCCCGAGGGCCTGGTCCTGCTCACCTCCATGGCCTTCGCCATCGGGGTGATCCGGCTGGGGCGGCGGCAGTGCCTGGTCCAGGAGCTGCCCGCGATCGAGGGGCTGGCCCGGGTGGACACGGTCTGCCTGGACAAGACCGGCACCCTCACCGAGGGCGGCATGGACATCGCCGAGCTGCGGACGCTCGACGGCGCGGACCCGGCCATGGCCGAACGGGTGCTGGGCATCCTGGGCACCGCCGACCCCCGGCCCAACGCCAGCCTCCAGGCGATCATCGACAGCTATCCGGTCGGGGAGGGCTGGCGGCTGCTGGAGGCCGCCCCCTTCTCCTCGGCCCGCAAGTGGTCCGGGGCGGTGCTGCAGGAACCGGCCGGAGGGGAGGCGACCTGGCTGCTCGGCGCACCCGACGTGCTGCTGCCGGCCGGGCACCCCGTCCTCACCGAGGTGGACCGGCTGGGCGAGCAGGGCCTGCGGGTGCTGCTGCTGGGACGCTCCGGGACTCCGCTCAGCGCGCCCGACCCGGCGGCCGGGCTGGCGGCCCTGGCGCTGGTGGCGCTGCGCCAGCGGGTGCGTCCGGACGCGGCGCAGACCCTCGCGTACTTCCGGCACCAGAACGTCGACGCCAAGGTGATCTCCGGCGACAACGCGGTGTCGGTCGGCGCCGTCGCCGCCTCGCTCGGGCTGCCCGGGGCCGAGGACCCGGTGGACGCGCGGAACCTGCCCACCGACCCGGTGCTGCTGGCCGAGGTCGTCGAGAAGCACTCCGTCTTCGGCCGGGTGACGCCCCAGCAGAAGCGGGACATGGTGGGCGCGCTGCAGTCCCGCGGCCACCATGTGGCGATGACCGGCGACGGCGTCAACGACGTGCTGGCGCTCAAGGACGCCGACATCGGCGTGGCCATGGGCGCGGGCAGCGAGGCGACCCGCGCGGTCGCCCAGATCGTGCTGCTGGACAACCGGTTCGCCACGCTGCCGCAGGTCGTCGGCGAGGGCCGCCGGGTGATCGGCAACATCGAGCGGGTGGCCAACCTGTTCCTGGTGAAGACGGTGTACTCGGTGCTGCTGGCGCTCGCCGTGATCATCTGCCGGGTGCCGTACCCGTTCCTGCCGCGGCACTCCACCGTGCTGAGCGCGCTGACCATCGGCGTGCCCGGCTTCTTCCTGGCGCTGGCGCCCAACAACGAACGGGCCAGGCCGGGCTTCGTCCGGCGGGTGCTGCGGTTCGCCGTTCCGGCCGGGGTGATCGCCGGGGCGGCCTCGTTCACCTGCTACCTGCTGGCCCGGGCCGACCATGCGACCGGACAGGTCGCGGACACCAGCAGCACCACGCTGACGCTGTTCCTGGTCGCGCTGTGGGTGCTGGCGATCATCGCCAGGCCGTACACCTGGTGGCGGGTGCTTCTGGTGCTGGCGATGGGCGGGGGCTTCGCGCTGGTGCTGGTGGTGCCCTGGCTGCAGACCTTCTTCCAGCTGCACCTGGTCGGCTGGCGGGACCCGTGGACCGGGGTGGCGATCTCGGTCGGCGCCGGGGTGCTGCTGGAGCTGGTCTGGCGGGTGATCCGGCCCGAGGCCGAGGTCGGGGCCGGAGACGGAACCGAAGCCGGGTCCGGGGCCAGGGTTGCGGAGGACGTCCCGGCCGAGGTCGCAGCCGAGGTCCCGGCAGAGGTCACCGGGGACGCCGCCAAATAG
- a CDS encoding pentapeptide repeat-containing protein produces the protein MIALHELYRAAGKPPFRKVAETIKNNDSLSGTFSPDTVGKVLNGSVVPSWARLQALITYFHEHAVGSREDSLDKCLGRCHRIWLTASDEPNKSASFSTQASAESIHYAPRSVVDTESVLRDLESDNAGRQLRALYDIETIIWRSDYGQSGPLTPQLVADFLLRHSLPLERLDQMKNLTPLDQLNMAARILRRLPDTVRPGISLDGLRMPNLQLSGAVLRNVRLRNAHLYASSLNRADLTLSLMSGSDLTCVGMVQSLLGGADLSRSCLNDTTLTRAHLFHAKLQAAVIDRAKFMGAEIGSCSFDGSRGSHTDFSDATATRASFRNARLDYARFGGATLDHADFSNAHLRGAVFFGANLTHARFEGAKLDGCNFRWAILNNVEFTDEQRRQIYS, from the coding sequence GTGATCGCTCTTCACGAGCTCTATCGCGCGGCAGGTAAGCCGCCGTTCCGTAAAGTCGCAGAGACGATCAAGAACAATGACAGCCTTTCAGGGACCTTCAGCCCCGACACGGTTGGCAAGGTGTTGAACGGCAGCGTAGTGCCCAGTTGGGCACGCCTTCAGGCACTTATCACTTACTTCCACGAGCATGCCGTCGGGAGTAGGGAAGATAGTCTCGATAAGTGCCTAGGTCGCTGCCACAGGATTTGGCTCACGGCTTCTGATGAGCCAAATAAATCGGCTAGCTTTTCGACCCAGGCAAGTGCGGAATCGATACACTATGCGCCCCGCTCTGTCGTCGATACGGAATCGGTTTTGCGAGACCTTGAGTCAGATAATGCCGGGCGCCAGTTGCGCGCTCTCTACGACATAGAAACCATAATATGGCGCTCTGATTATGGGCAGAGTGGACCTTTGACTCCTCAGCTAGTAGCCGATTTCCTGCTGCGCCACTCTTTGCCATTGGAGCGGCTTGACCAAATGAAGAATTTGACACCCTTGGATCAATTGAACATGGCCGCCCGCATTCTCAGAAGGCTCCCCGACACCGTCCGCCCAGGGATATCTTTGGACGGGCTTCGCATGCCGAATTTACAGTTGTCAGGCGCTGTCCTCCGCAATGTGCGGCTGCGCAATGCTCATCTTTACGCCAGTTCCCTGAATCGTGCCGATTTGACGTTATCCCTTATGAGTGGATCCGATTTGACTTGTGTAGGCATGGTTCAGTCGCTGCTTGGTGGAGCGGATCTCAGTCGCTCCTGCCTTAATGACACCACCCTAACAAGAGCTCACCTTTTCCATGCAAAGCTGCAAGCAGCGGTGATCGATCGTGCGAAGTTCATGGGGGCAGAGATCGGTAGCTGTAGTTTTGATGGTTCTCGTGGAAGTCATACAGACTTCTCGGATGCGACAGCAACGCGTGCTTCATTTCGCAACGCTCGATTGGACTATGCGCGTTTCGGTGGAGCCACCTTGGATCATGCTGATTTCTCGAACGCGCATCTCAGGGGCGCAGTTTTCTTTGGTGCAAATCTAACCCATGCCCGCTTTGAAGGGGCAAAGCTGGACGGATGTAATTTTCGGTGGGCAATCCTGAATAATGTAGAATTCACCGACGAGCAGCGTCGTCAAATCTATAGTTAG
- a CDS encoding DUF2079 domain-containing protein — translation MTTDTDAPEADIGVPAETPRRLRLVPPRSALPHLALGLIFLAGYCAISIVRYTHFASMSWDTAIFVQEVRDYAHFQAPIVTIKGVGYNILGDHFSPVLALLAPFYRVFPSPVTLLVAQAALFAGSVAIVSDTAAKVTTRAKGLCVGIAYGLSWGVQRAVDFDFHEIAFGVPLLAMVLRNIVLKRWYPAAFWALPLVLVKEDMGLTVSAIGIVLVLLRQRLIGALLTVYGAAMLLITVYLVIPRFNPTGQYDYMSKLPGNSPTHELLTAPFGLLHSLISPDVKLHTLGYLLAITGFLALRSPLVLIALPTLLWRFTSSNDAYWGMDWHYSAVLMPILFLALVDAVQRSEAGPWEWLRAYAGRAVVPAVTGIAAALCITMNLPAANVLSSSTYASSDRISMLQRASATVPDGVTVEANVTLMAHLAGRTQLYWIGGDKTSPPQYVALDMSYGWSPSAPTDVPGYVEGLHPGTVYQTVFAEQQFYVLKLVSG, via the coding sequence ATGACGACTGACACCGATGCCCCCGAGGCGGACATCGGCGTTCCGGCCGAGACCCCGCGCCGCCTGCGCCTGGTACCGCCGCGCTCAGCACTGCCGCACTTGGCGCTGGGACTGATCTTCCTGGCCGGCTACTGCGCGATCTCGATAGTCCGGTACACCCACTTCGCCTCGATGTCCTGGGACACTGCGATCTTCGTCCAAGAGGTCAGGGACTACGCCCACTTCCAGGCGCCGATCGTCACCATAAAAGGCGTCGGCTACAACATCCTCGGTGACCACTTCAGCCCGGTGCTGGCGCTGCTGGCCCCCTTCTACCGGGTCTTCCCCTCCCCCGTCACCCTGCTCGTCGCCCAGGCCGCGCTGTTCGCCGGCTCGGTCGCGATCGTCTCCGACACCGCCGCGAAGGTGACCACCCGGGCCAAGGGCCTGTGCGTCGGCATCGCCTACGGGCTGTCCTGGGGAGTACAGCGGGCCGTCGACTTCGACTTCCACGAGATCGCCTTCGGCGTGCCGCTGCTCGCCATGGTGCTGCGCAACATCGTGCTGAAGCGCTGGTACCCGGCGGCGTTCTGGGCGCTTCCGCTGGTGCTGGTCAAGGAGGACATGGGGCTCACCGTCTCGGCGATCGGCATCGTGCTGGTGCTGCTGCGGCAGCGGCTGATCGGCGCCCTGCTCACGGTCTACGGCGCGGCGATGCTGCTGATCACCGTCTATCTGGTGATCCCGCGCTTCAACCCGACCGGACAGTACGACTACATGTCCAAGCTGCCCGGCAACTCCCCCACCCACGAGCTGCTCACCGCGCCGTTCGGGCTGCTGCACAGCCTGATCTCGCCGGACGTGAAGCTGCACACCCTGGGCTATCTGCTCGCGATCACCGGCTTCCTCGCGCTGCGCTCTCCGCTGGTGCTGATCGCCCTGCCGACCCTGCTGTGGCGGTTCACCTCGTCCAACGACGCCTACTGGGGCATGGACTGGCACTACAGCGCCGTGCTGATGCCCATCCTGTTCCTGGCCCTGGTGGACGCGGTCCAGCGGTCCGAGGCCGGCCCCTGGGAGTGGCTGCGCGCCTACGCGGGACGGGCCGTCGTCCCGGCCGTGACCGGGATCGCGGCGGCGCTCTGCATCACCATGAACCTCCCGGCAGCCAATGTGCTGTCCTCGTCCACCTATGCGTCCAGCGACCGGATCTCCATGCTGCAGCGGGCCTCGGCGACGGTCCCGGACGGGGTGACGGTCGAGGCCAATGTCACGCTGATGGCCCATCTGGCCGGGCGCACCCAGCTCTACTGGATCGGCGGTGACAAGACCTCGCCGCCGCAGTACGTGGCCCTGGACATGTCGTACGGCTGGTCGCCCAGCGCGCCGACCGACGTGCCCGGGTACGTCGAGGGGCTGCACCCGGGCACGGTCTACCAGACGGTCTTCGCCGAGCAGCAGTTCTATGTGCTGAAGCTGGTCAGCGGCTGA
- a CDS encoding nucleotide-binding protein — MSTEQDRDPRRVFVVHGRDMRTRNSMFELLRTFDLHPLEWTEVVRATGNTMPSILEILTAGFQIPQAVIVLLTPDDLGILRRQYQDRSTDPDYESKLVGQARLNVIFEAGIACALFPKSTIFVELGQVRPFTDIGGINTVRISQGGSWKTELRRRLHTSGCAVSDNDAWQKVPGFTISFVDRWTEYDENGRKHEDLLDRSELDEARRGAEQLGSRTSAYCLISSVQEAYDMAYWAMRCRANRNAASLLTEFLINSPFDHGRPRFRAARVLEMFDANLREEALNAAQSAGGRAALPLNADLLKAARSLGVEEYSRSTELIKSEDSRQQLLIEISTLPKMDEVRLLDAGED; from the coding sequence ATGAGCACTGAACAAGATCGCGATCCGCGTAGGGTGTTTGTGGTACACGGGCGGGACATGCGTACGCGGAACAGCATGTTTGAGCTACTCCGTACGTTCGACCTGCATCCACTTGAGTGGACTGAGGTAGTACGTGCCACCGGGAACACGATGCCGAGCATTCTTGAGATTTTGACAGCCGGGTTTCAGATACCACAGGCCGTCATTGTGCTGCTCACACCAGATGACCTGGGGATCCTGCGGCGCCAGTATCAGGATCGATCGACAGACCCAGACTATGAAAGCAAGTTGGTGGGACAGGCTCGACTAAATGTAATCTTTGAAGCAGGGATTGCCTGTGCACTTTTCCCCAAGTCTACGATCTTCGTGGAGCTGGGGCAAGTACGTCCGTTCACCGACATCGGCGGGATTAACACTGTTCGAATCTCGCAGGGTGGAAGCTGGAAAACCGAGCTCCGCCGGCGTCTGCATACATCAGGTTGCGCCGTATCAGACAATGACGCTTGGCAAAAAGTGCCCGGGTTTACTATCTCATTCGTGGATCGCTGGACGGAGTACGACGAGAACGGCAGGAAACACGAGGACCTACTCGACAGAAGTGAGCTTGACGAGGCGAGACGCGGTGCCGAACAACTCGGAAGCCGTACGAGTGCCTATTGCTTGATCTCTAGCGTTCAGGAGGCATACGATATGGCCTATTGGGCTATGCGCTGTCGCGCCAATAGGAACGCCGCCTCTCTCTTGACTGAATTCCTCATTAACTCGCCCTTTGACCACGGGCGCCCACGCTTCCGCGCAGCCCGCGTGCTGGAGATGTTTGATGCCAATCTTCGTGAAGAGGCATTGAACGCGGCTCAGAGCGCCGGAGGTAGGGCAGCCTTGCCATTGAACGCAGACCTCCTCAAGGCCGCACGCTCACTGGGAGTGGAGGAATATTCTCGCTCGACGGAACTAATTAAGAGCGAGGACAGCCGCCAACAGCTGCTTATTGAGATCTCAACGCTCCCCAAAATGGATGAGGTGCGACTGCTCGATGCTGGAGAGGATTGA
- a CDS encoding tetratricopeptide repeat protein, with the protein MTAAPTPAALPPHVLERADVRAALSRLDLGEVFRLAREYTDGAISYSKIAEAISIKAERVGLLARGQGRIESHEKIIEVADGLRIPGHLIGLAPRPWETEAAARVSAQQPTPVDASPLFVGGGAELWEVTDLVRRTEMSDINAASLESIEQAVDHLARAYPHAPADQLYSQTHQGLEYVTKQLEHRMSLRQHRDLLVDAGWLFLLNACVQYDRGKREAANLSRKAALRIGQEAEHGEIVAWAWEIEAWFALTQGRFTDMVTAVEAGHVADSTHSVGVQLYAHKAKAYARLGDRRAVMDALDAGRARLDRLPLPEHLDHHFVIDPDKWDYYAMDAFRLLGDDERATQHAHEVIRMGLSADGPRHAPMRVAEAQLTLGVTSARQGELDQAITLSTQALDIDRKSLPSLVLVAGEVLRELQLKYPRETATQDFSERLRTLRSA; encoded by the coding sequence ATGACCGCAGCGCCGACACCGGCTGCTCTGCCGCCGCACGTCCTGGAACGTGCCGACGTGCGCGCCGCCCTGTCCCGGCTCGATCTCGGCGAGGTCTTCCGGCTCGCCCGCGAATACACCGACGGAGCGATCAGCTACAGCAAGATCGCCGAGGCCATCAGCATCAAGGCAGAGCGAGTCGGTTTACTCGCCCGAGGTCAGGGCCGCATCGAGAGCCACGAAAAGATCATCGAGGTTGCCGACGGACTGCGCATCCCCGGACACTTGATCGGACTCGCCCCCCGCCCATGGGAAACCGAGGCAGCCGCGCGGGTCAGCGCACAGCAACCGACGCCGGTCGACGCCAGCCCTCTCTTCGTAGGGGGAGGTGCAGAGCTCTGGGAGGTCACGGACTTGGTCAGACGAACAGAGATGTCGGACATCAACGCGGCGTCACTGGAGTCGATCGAACAGGCCGTTGACCACCTGGCCCGCGCCTACCCACATGCGCCGGCAGACCAGCTGTACAGCCAGACCCATCAGGGGCTGGAGTACGTCACCAAGCAGCTGGAACACCGGATGTCACTGCGCCAGCACCGTGACCTCCTGGTAGACGCAGGGTGGCTGTTCCTACTGAACGCCTGCGTCCAGTACGACCGGGGCAAACGCGAAGCCGCCAACCTCAGCCGCAAGGCCGCCCTACGCATCGGCCAGGAGGCCGAGCACGGCGAGATAGTGGCATGGGCGTGGGAGATCGAGGCCTGGTTCGCCCTCACCCAGGGCCGGTTCACCGACATGGTCACCGCCGTCGAGGCCGGGCACGTCGCTGACTCCACACACTCCGTCGGCGTGCAGCTGTACGCCCACAAGGCCAAGGCATACGCCCGACTCGGCGACCGCCGCGCCGTCATGGACGCCCTCGACGCCGGACGGGCCCGACTGGACCGCCTACCCCTACCGGAGCATCTCGATCACCACTTCGTCATCGACCCCGACAAGTGGGACTACTACGCAATGGACGCCTTCCGACTCCTCGGCGACGACGAACGAGCCACCCAGCACGCCCACGAGGTCATCCGAATGGGACTGTCCGCCGACGGCCCCAGGCACGCCCCCATGCGGGTAGCCGAAGCACAACTCACCCTCGGGGTCACTTCAGCTCGCCAAGGCGAACTCGACCAGGCCATCACACTCAGCACCCAAGCCCTGGACATCGACCGCAAATCACTGCCGTCCCTGGTTCTCGTCGCGGGAGAGGTGCTGCGCGAACTCCAGCTCAAGTACCCCCGTGAGACGGCAACGCAGGACTTCAGCGAGCGCCTGAGAACCCTGCGCAGCGCCTGA